In Brevibacterium zhoupengii, the following are encoded in one genomic region:
- a CDS encoding L-lactate permease: protein MKSGTSFAESAPHRALINRSEMGGLLDQAATMPRIGFTMDNLAVAALLALTPILLAGILLIGFRWPAKYAMPIGLVAAALVANFAWQINWVTISASVVQGLLTAIGLLWIVFGALLLLATVTRSGAIQTIRAGFVSISPDRRVQVIIIAWLFGSFIEGAAGFGTPAAVVAPLMLALGFPAIAAVLAGLIIQSTPVSFGAVGTPMVVGIGTGLSKEDGSMSADVAARASELGLSQSEFIAHTATQVALMHGICGILIPLLLSCLMTGFFGRNRRFADGLAIAPFAVFSALAMIVPYLLVANLLGPEFPSLIGGLVGLAIVVTASKAGFLMPKKTWDFAPREMWPKHWMGTVDPADEAAELTKKMSMIRAWSPYLIVVALLLFTRNVPPVKEFLTGPAVIKIEEIFGTAISSDMDLLWSPGFIFVIACLCTYLIHRMTGSQIAGSWKIAGSQIAGAAVALLCSLPLVRVFINSGSDYNSSGLDSMPVTLAEAAASTVGSGWPLLAPFVGALGAFVAGSNTVSNIMFSQFQFSTGTAIGAASPETVVAAQAVGGAAGNMVAVHNVVAASATVGLIGREGELIRRTSIPMLVYSLTAGALAFIGINGLGFNSGTIVFGAVLVGLIVAVVLARKSPGKELVAEAPRAKEKAVED from the coding sequence ATGAAGTCAGGTACTTCGTTTGCGGAGTCGGCACCACATCGTGCGCTGATCAACCGATCAGAGATGGGGGGACTCCTCGACCAAGCGGCAACGATGCCGCGGATCGGATTCACGATGGACAACCTCGCTGTCGCGGCGCTTCTTGCGCTCACCCCCATCCTCCTGGCAGGAATCCTGCTCATCGGATTTCGCTGGCCCGCAAAATATGCCATGCCGATCGGCCTGGTCGCTGCTGCACTCGTCGCGAACTTCGCGTGGCAGATCAACTGGGTGACGATCAGCGCTTCGGTGGTTCAGGGTCTGCTCACCGCGATCGGGCTGCTGTGGATCGTCTTCGGTGCCCTCCTGCTCCTGGCCACCGTCACACGATCGGGCGCGATTCAGACGATCCGCGCCGGCTTCGTCTCGATCTCGCCGGATCGACGTGTCCAAGTCATCATCATCGCTTGGCTCTTCGGTTCCTTCATCGAAGGCGCTGCCGGCTTCGGCACTCCCGCCGCCGTGGTCGCCCCGCTGATGCTCGCCCTCGGCTTCCCCGCCATCGCAGCGGTCCTCGCCGGTCTCATCATCCAGTCCACACCGGTGAGCTTCGGCGCCGTGGGAACACCCATGGTCGTCGGGATCGGCACCGGACTGTCGAAGGAAGACGGCAGCATGTCTGCCGATGTGGCGGCCAGAGCCTCCGAGCTCGGTCTCAGCCAGTCCGAGTTCATCGCCCACACGGCCACCCAGGTCGCTCTCATGCACGGCATCTGCGGAATCCTCATCCCGCTTCTGCTGTCGTGTCTGATGACCGGTTTCTTCGGCCGCAACAGGCGTTTCGCCGACGGCCTGGCGATAGCCCCGTTCGCTGTCTTCTCCGCGTTGGCCATGATCGTGCCCTACCTCCTCGTAGCCAACCTGCTCGGGCCTGAATTCCCCTCGCTCATCGGCGGCCTCGTCGGTTTGGCGATCGTGGTCACCGCCAGCAAGGCCGGATTCCTGATGCCGAAGAAGACCTGGGACTTCGCCCCGCGCGAGATGTGGCCCAAACACTGGATGGGCACCGTGGACCCCGCCGATGAGGCGGCGGAGCTGACGAAGAAGATGTCGATGATCCGCGCGTGGTCGCCCTACCTCATCGTCGTCGCGCTCCTGCTCTTCACCCGCAACGTGCCCCCGGTCAAAGAGTTCCTCACCGGACCCGCCGTCATCAAGATCGAGGAGATCTTCGGTACCGCGATCAGTTCGGATATGGACCTCCTGTGGTCCCCGGGCTTCATCTTCGTCATCGCCTGCCTCTGCACCTACCTCATCCACCGGATGACCGGCTCGCAGATCGCCGGCTCCTGGAAGATCGCGGGTTCGCAGATCGCCGGGGCCGCCGTGGCGCTGCTGTGCTCACTGCCCTTGGTGCGTGTGTTCATCAACTCCGGCAGCGACTACAACTCCTCCGGTCTGGATTCGATGCCGGTGACCCTCGCCGAGGCGGCCGCCAGTACCGTCGGCAGCGGCTGGCCGCTGCTGGCTCCCTTCGTCGGAGCCCTGGGCGCTTTCGTCGCCGGTTCGAACACGGTCTCGAACATCATGTTTTCGCAGTTCCAGTTCTCCACCGGTACGGCGATCGGGGCGGCCAGTCCCGAGACGGTCGTTGCCGCGCAGGCCGTGGGCGGAGCGGCCGGAAACATGGTTGCCGTCCACAATGTCGTCGCCGCCTCGGCGACAGTGGGTCTCATCGGACGCGAAGGCGAGCTCATCAGACGCACCTCCATTCCGATGCTCGTCTACTCGCTGACCGCCGGTGCGCTGGCCTTCATCGGCATCAACGGACTCGGGTTCAATTCCGGAACGATCGTCTTCGGAGCAGTCCTCGTGGGACTCATCGTCGCCGTCGTCCTCGCCCGGAAATCACCGGGCAAGGAACTTGTGGCTGAGGCACCCCGAGCCAAGGAAAAGGCGGTCGAGGACTGA
- the aceB gene encoding malate synthase A — MTAQLENLEIPEGMEITGELPDGAQKVLTPKALELIVELNRKFNGVRLERLEARKERQAQIAAGTDLDFLPETAEIRNDPDWQVAPPAPGLEDRRVEVTGPTYKKMTINALNSGAKVWLADQEDANTPQWDSVIGGQINLLDSLNREIDFTSPEGKSYTLAPDEELPTIVVRPRGWHMPEKHILVDGEEASGSLVDFALYFATAGQIQIEKGKGPYFYLPKMESHLEARLWNQVFDHAEDAFGLARGTIRATVLIETYPAAFEMEEILYELREHSSGLNAGRWDYIFSVIKNFRSRGSDYLLPDRSDVTMTVPFMRAYTELLVRTCHKRGAHAIGGMSAFVPSKDKDENEAAFNKVREDKSREASKGFDGSWVAHPGMVALCKEVFTETLGDKPNQIENKREDVSVTAADLLDVKSTPGSITEAGLRTNVNVGIQYLRAWLEGNGAVAIHGLMEDAATAEISRSQVWQWMDAGVELDTGVTVTGDLVRQVVSEEVAKLPGEEADWKDATDTFLSVAVADEYVDFLTLPAYARMP; from the coding sequence ATGACTGCTCAACTCGAGAATCTGGAAATTCCAGAAGGCATGGAGATCACCGGCGAACTGCCGGACGGGGCCCAGAAGGTGCTTACCCCGAAGGCCCTCGAACTCATCGTCGAGCTGAACCGGAAGTTCAATGGGGTCCGCCTCGAGCGCTTGGAGGCTCGCAAAGAGCGCCAGGCTCAGATTGCCGCCGGAACCGACCTCGACTTCCTTCCCGAGACCGCCGAGATCCGCAATGATCCCGATTGGCAGGTCGCACCACCGGCCCCGGGCCTCGAAGACCGTCGGGTCGAGGTGACCGGACCCACCTACAAGAAGATGACGATCAACGCCCTGAACTCCGGCGCCAAGGTATGGCTGGCCGACCAGGAAGACGCGAACACCCCGCAGTGGGATTCGGTCATCGGCGGACAGATCAACCTGCTTGACTCCCTGAACCGCGAGATCGACTTCACCTCCCCGGAGGGCAAGTCCTACACGCTGGCCCCCGACGAGGAGCTGCCGACCATCGTCGTGCGTCCTCGCGGCTGGCACATGCCGGAGAAGCACATCCTCGTCGACGGAGAAGAGGCCTCGGGCTCCCTCGTGGACTTCGCGCTCTACTTCGCCACCGCCGGACAGATCCAGATCGAGAAGGGCAAGGGTCCCTACTTCTACCTGCCGAAGATGGAATCCCACCTCGAAGCGCGACTGTGGAATCAGGTCTTCGACCATGCCGAGGACGCCTTCGGCCTGGCACGCGGGACCATCCGCGCCACCGTACTCATCGAAACCTACCCGGCCGCCTTCGAGATGGAGGAGATCCTCTACGAACTGCGCGAGCACTCCTCGGGCCTCAACGCCGGCCGTTGGGACTACATCTTCTCGGTGATCAAGAACTTCCGGTCCCGCGGCTCGGACTACCTGCTGCCCGACCGTTCGGATGTCACGATGACGGTGCCGTTCATGCGCGCCTACACCGAACTGCTCGTGCGCACCTGCCACAAGCGCGGTGCCCACGCGATCGGCGGCATGTCCGCCTTCGTGCCGTCGAAGGACAAGGACGAAAACGAGGCCGCCTTCAACAAGGTTCGCGAGGACAAGTCCCGTGAGGCCAGCAAGGGCTTCGACGGTTCCTGGGTCGCCCACCCCGGCATGGTCGCCCTCTGCAAGGAGGTCTTCACCGAGACGCTGGGTGACAAGCCCAACCAGATCGAGAACAAGCGCGAAGACGTCTCTGTGACTGCGGCTGATCTCCTCGACGTGAAGTCGACACCCGGCTCCATCACCGAGGCGGGTCTGCGCACCAACGTCAACGTCGGCATCCAGTACCTGCGGGCCTGGCTCGAAGGCAACGGCGCGGTCGCCATCCACGGACTCATGGAGGATGCGGCCACCGCCGAAATCTCCCGCTCCCAGGTGTGGCAGTGGATGGACGCCGGAGTCGAACTCGACACCGGAGTCACCGTCACCGGCGACCTCGTGCGTCAGGTCGTGTCCGAAGAGGTCGCGAAGCTGCCCGGTGAGGAAGCGGACTGGAAGGATGCCACGGACACGTTCCTGTCCGTGGCCGTCGCCGACGAATATGTCGACTTCCTGACACTCCCGGCCTACGCCCGTATGCCCTGA
- a CDS encoding universal stress protein — MTDFYSAPQHRFPVPSLRVAASADIDDAQNTIILAYRSESSTALLEQAIAAARRENAAVRVVHFESDTTTAPSAGALSQTKELADWLAEADLEFEIQRADSDVASQIIDLAEEWQARLIVIPSKRRSPVVKLLLGSSTQRVILEAECPVLIVK; from the coding sequence ATGACTGACTTCTACTCAGCACCCCAGCACAGGTTCCCGGTGCCCTCCCTGCGGGTGGCGGCCTCGGCCGACATCGACGATGCGCAGAATACGATCATTCTGGCCTACCGCTCGGAATCCTCAACGGCGCTCCTCGAGCAGGCGATCGCCGCCGCCCGGCGAGAGAACGCAGCTGTGCGTGTCGTCCACTTCGAATCGGATACGACGACCGCACCCTCGGCAGGTGCCCTGTCCCAGACGAAGGAACTGGCCGATTGGCTCGCCGAGGCGGACCTCGAGTTCGAGATCCAACGCGCCGATTCCGATGTGGCCTCCCAGATCATCGACCTCGCCGAGGAGTGGCAGGCGAGGCTCATCGTGATTCCTTCCAAGCGCCGCTCCCCCGTGGTCAAGCTGCTGCTGGGCTCGAGCACCCAGAGGGTCATCCTCGAGGCCGAGTGCCCGGTGCTCATCGTCAAGTAG
- a CDS encoding heterodisulfide reductase-related iron-sulfur binding cluster, producing the protein MSCDCGGAGGCQGGGAPKETSGSGTASAGGASGLSPLEMTMATAGRTTMEMAPPTMDHSAFDVFNPPDPGLIADCVHCGFCLPACPTYQLWGNEEDSPRGRIYLMEKGLEEGPMTASMVEHFDACLGCMACVSACPSGVQYDKLIEATRGQVERNGKEHRSRAEVALREAIFQLFPYPDRLKALLAPLKLYQRTGLSNVIRKSKILEKLSPTLATMEAIAPPVTKKVTIPATNPPRSAAGESLPVRARVGMLLGCVQRTFYPQVNAATVRVLNMEGCEVVVPQSQGCCGALSVHAGRSEEGEDFARRIVDTFTSAEVDYLVVNSAGCGSTMKEYADILADDPAYAQRAKELADKVKDVTEILVELGPSAPRHPVAEGGLRVAYHDACHLSHAQGVRNPPRELLGQIPGIELAAIKDADTCCGSAGIYNLVRPETARELGDKKATNIAATNAALVVTGNPGCLLQVTDALRRQGEATLPTAHTIELLDASLTGAGAGELLAR; encoded by the coding sequence ATGTCATGCGATTGCGGTGGCGCAGGAGGCTGCCAGGGCGGCGGAGCGCCCAAGGAGACGAGCGGGTCGGGAACAGCGTCGGCCGGAGGCGCATCGGGACTCTCACCGTTGGAGATGACGATGGCGACCGCGGGTCGGACCACGATGGAGATGGCCCCGCCGACCATGGACCATTCGGCCTTCGACGTCTTCAACCCACCGGACCCGGGTCTCATCGCCGATTGCGTTCACTGCGGCTTCTGCCTTCCCGCTTGCCCGACCTACCAACTGTGGGGCAATGAGGAAGACTCACCGCGCGGGCGCATCTACCTGATGGAGAAGGGCCTGGAAGAAGGTCCGATGACCGCCTCGATGGTCGAGCACTTCGATGCCTGCCTGGGCTGCATGGCCTGCGTCAGCGCTTGCCCGTCCGGGGTCCAGTACGACAAACTCATCGAAGCCACCCGTGGTCAGGTCGAACGCAACGGAAAAGAGCATCGCAGCCGCGCCGAGGTGGCACTGCGGGAGGCCATCTTCCAACTGTTCCCGTACCCGGACCGCCTCAAGGCCCTGCTGGCACCGCTCAAGCTCTATCAGCGGACGGGACTGTCCAATGTCATCCGCAAGTCCAAGATCCTCGAGAAGCTCTCACCGACCCTGGCCACGATGGAGGCCATTGCACCGCCGGTGACGAAGAAGGTCACCATTCCCGCCACGAACCCGCCACGCTCGGCTGCAGGCGAGTCCCTGCCGGTGAGGGCTCGGGTGGGGATGTTGCTCGGCTGTGTGCAGCGGACCTTCTACCCACAGGTGAATGCCGCCACGGTTCGCGTGCTCAACATGGAGGGCTGCGAGGTCGTCGTGCCGCAGTCCCAGGGCTGCTGTGGGGCACTGTCGGTCCATGCCGGACGCAGCGAGGAAGGCGAGGACTTCGCGCGCAGGATCGTCGACACTTTCACCTCGGCGGAGGTGGACTATCTCGTCGTGAACTCCGCCGGCTGCGGGTCGACGATGAAGGAATACGCCGACATCCTCGCCGATGATCCCGCCTATGCCCAGCGTGCGAAGGAGCTGGCGGACAAGGTCAAGGACGTCACCGAGATCCTCGTCGAACTCGGCCCCAGTGCACCACGGCATCCGGTGGCCGAGGGCGGACTGCGGGTCGCCTACCACGACGCCTGCCACCTCTCCCACGCCCAAGGAGTGCGCAATCCACCACGCGAACTCTTAGGCCAGATCCCCGGAATCGAACTGGCAGCGATCAAGGATGCCGACACCTGCTGCGGATCGGCTGGCATCTACAACCTGGTGCGCCCGGAGACGGCCCGCGAGCTGGGGGACAAGAAGGCCACGAACATCGCCGCCACTAACGCCGCACTCGTCGTCACCGGCAACCCCGGGTGTCTGCTGCAGGTCACGGACGCTCTGCGCAGGCAGGGGGAAGCCACGCTTCCGACTGCTCACACGATCGAACTCCTCGACGCCTCACTCACCGGTGCAGGAGCAGGAGAACTGCTGGCACGCTGA
- a CDS encoding FAD-binding oxidoreductase, protein MARPESVEELSEIVGRAHRESRTIAVYGGGTALDDHPPGHTPGLLIDIGGLNQVIEHSPGDLVLVAGAGATIADLNAVAETGDQELLPDFPADRTDSGSTLGGAIATRSVGPRRIGRLPLREVVLGVTVVLADGTIAKAGGKVVKNVAGYDLSKLMTGSWGTLGIIASAALRLYPKPQTQGYVEIPGAEAALEAIGSQVAPAAVEIDRSPGGQASTVVMVEGLEESVTSRTESIVNTYPGAQRCVEPSWWARRAQAPVTIRASVSPALVPQLVGEIARLEDTIGYPIQLRGSAMGVFDLGIGDLDSDPTIATRVVLEHLRSWGQKQLSATVLCAPASVWGEVDAWGEIPGFGLMRTVKDQFDPDGLLSPGRGIGGL, encoded by the coding sequence ATGGCCCGGCCCGAGAGTGTTGAGGAACTGTCCGAGATCGTTGGCCGCGCCCACCGCGAATCTCGCACCATCGCCGTCTACGGCGGCGGGACCGCGCTCGATGACCACCCTCCGGGACACACCCCAGGTCTCCTCATAGACATAGGAGGCCTCAACCAGGTCATCGAACACTCACCCGGGGACCTCGTCCTCGTCGCCGGGGCCGGAGCCACGATCGCCGACCTCAACGCCGTCGCCGAGACCGGGGACCAAGAGCTCCTGCCGGACTTTCCCGCCGATCGCACCGATTCAGGATCGACGCTGGGAGGCGCCATCGCCACCCGGTCCGTGGGGCCGCGCCGCATCGGACGGCTGCCGCTGCGTGAAGTCGTCCTCGGCGTCACCGTCGTCCTCGCCGACGGAACCATCGCAAAGGCCGGCGGCAAGGTCGTCAAAAACGTCGCCGGCTACGACCTCTCCAAACTCATGACCGGATCCTGGGGCACCCTGGGCATCATCGCCAGTGCCGCGCTCCGGCTCTACCCGAAGCCCCAGACCCAGGGTTACGTGGAGATCCCTGGCGCCGAGGCGGCACTCGAAGCCATCGGCTCCCAGGTGGCACCGGCTGCTGTGGAGATCGATCGGTCCCCGGGCGGGCAGGCGTCGACTGTGGTCATGGTCGAAGGACTCGAAGAATCTGTGACTTCGCGCACCGAGAGCATCGTCAACACCTACCCGGGGGCGCAGCGCTGCGTTGAGCCGAGCTGGTGGGCACGGCGAGCTCAGGCGCCGGTGACCATCCGGGCTTCGGTGTCTCCTGCGCTGGTTCCACAGCTCGTCGGGGAGATCGCCCGCCTCGAGGACACCATCGGCTACCCGATCCAGCTGCGCGGGTCCGCCATGGGCGTCTTCGATCTGGGCATCGGCGACCTCGACTCGGACCCCACGATCGCAACCCGAGTGGTTCTCGAACACCTTCGCTCCTGGGGTCAGAAGCAGCTGAGCGCGACCGTGCTGTGTGCCCCCGCCTCGGTGTGGGGCGAGGTCGATGCATGGGGCGAGATCCCCGGATTCGGGCTCATGCGCACCGTCAAGGACCAGTTCGATCCGGACGGTCTGCTCTCACCCGGACGTGGAATAGGAGGACTGTGA
- a CDS encoding CitMHS family transporter produces the protein MLVILGFAMIIVFMTLIMTKRLSPILALIIVPTVFGLFTGAGLGIGEMVMDAIADMSSTAALLLFAIIYFGIMIDVGLFDKLVSFILKVAGHDPVKVVMGTALLTGAVSLDGDGSTTFIVVTAAMLPIYQRLEMSPVVLTCVAGLINGTLNIVPWGGPTARASSALQIDANDIFAPMVPALAAGLLVCFVFAYFLGISERRRLAKNGVAWVDEASSGTSGSKRSDLVGAVARASSESISSTGSNSGSGSESGAATGGATSATSMLADSDGTDAGSGHDAGSGSALTDTALDPNRATLRPKLFWFNLILTVAVMVMLVADLLPLPYLFMIAMVIALMVNFPNIKAQQEELASHASAIIAVVAMVMAAGVLTGIMSGTGMVDAMAEWLVAVIPSSMGPYMAVITGLLSIPMTFFMSNDAFYFGILPVLAETAGHFGISAADMARASITGQPVHMQSPLVPAILLLVSLSGVELGDHHKKVLWRALIVSLVMLTVGVLIGVIAIG, from the coding sequence GTGCTCGTAATTCTTGGTTTCGCGATGATCATCGTCTTCATGACGCTGATCATGACGAAGCGACTCTCACCGATCCTGGCGCTGATCATCGTCCCGACCGTGTTCGGACTGTTCACCGGCGCAGGTCTGGGTATCGGAGAAATGGTCATGGACGCCATCGCAGACATGTCCTCGACAGCTGCGCTGCTGCTCTTCGCCATCATCTACTTCGGCATCATGATCGACGTGGGACTCTTCGACAAACTCGTCTCCTTCATCCTCAAGGTCGCCGGCCACGATCCCGTCAAGGTCGTCATGGGCACCGCCCTGCTGACAGGAGCGGTCTCCCTCGACGGCGACGGGTCGACGACGTTCATCGTCGTCACCGCCGCGATGCTGCCGATCTATCAGCGCCTGGAGATGTCACCGGTGGTGCTGACCTGTGTCGCCGGCCTGATCAACGGCACGCTCAATATCGTCCCCTGGGGCGGTCCGACAGCACGAGCCTCCTCTGCCCTGCAGATCGATGCCAACGACATCTTCGCTCCCATGGTCCCGGCCCTGGCAGCCGGTCTGCTGGTGTGCTTCGTCTTCGCCTACTTCCTCGGCATCTCCGAACGCCGACGCCTCGCCAAGAACGGTGTGGCCTGGGTCGATGAGGCCAGTTCCGGGACGTCGGGGTCGAAGCGCTCCGACCTCGTCGGCGCCGTCGCCCGCGCAAGCTCAGAGTCAATCTCGAGCACAGGGTCAAACTCGGGCTCAGGCTCGGAATCGGGTGCCGCTACCGGTGGCGCCACCTCGGCGACGTCGATGTTGGCTGACAGTGACGGTACCGATGCTGGTTCCGGTCACGACGCCGGTTCCGGTTCTGCCCTGACCGACACCGCACTCGACCCCAACCGGGCGACGCTGCGTCCCAAGCTCTTCTGGTTCAACCTCATCCTCACCGTGGCCGTGATGGTCATGCTCGTCGCCGACCTGCTGCCCCTGCCCTACCTGTTCATGATCGCCATGGTCATCGCGCTCATGGTCAACTTCCCCAACATCAAGGCACAGCAGGAAGAGCTGGCCTCACACGCCTCGGCGATCATCGCCGTGGTCGCCATGGTCATGGCCGCCGGCGTGCTCACCGGCATCATGAGCGGGACCGGAATGGTCGACGCCATGGCCGAGTGGCTCGTCGCCGTCATCCCCTCGTCCATGGGCCCCTACATGGCTGTGATCACCGGACTGCTCTCGATCCCGATGACGTTCTTCATGAGCAACGACGCCTTCTACTTCGGCATCCTGCCCGTGCTCGCCGAGACCGCCGGCCACTTCGGCATCTCCGCGGCCGACATGGCTCGCGCCTCGATCACGGGACAGCCGGTGCACATGCAGTCACCGCTGGTGCCGGCGATCCTGCTCCTCGTCTCACTCTCGGGAGTCGAACTCGGAGACCACCACAAGAAGGTCCTGTGGCGAGCCCTCATCGTCTCCCTGGTGATGCTGACCGTCGGCGTCCTCATCGGCGTCATCGCAATCGGATAG
- a CDS encoding FAD-linked oxidase C-terminal domain-containing protein, which translates to MSRIESVLTRIEPHLPPQAIVTDENERKTYECDGLAVHRTVPALVIRVTSTAEVALTVAACHEFDVPFVARGSGTGLSGGAQPHAEGVLIVMSTMRDILDIDPIAQRAIVQPGVINLNLSNEANPGGYYFAPDPSSQSVCSIGGNVAENSGGAHCLKYGFTTNHVTGVTLVTAHGEIVEIGGDAPEYPGYDLLGVLCGSEGTLGIVTEVTVRLTRLPEAVETLLIGFESTDAAGEAVSDIISAGIMPAAIEMMDALAIEAAEKAVACNYPEGAGAVLVVELDGPAIDVDLERETVIARAKDHGAGEIRVAVDNVERGLIWKGRKSAFAAVGRISPDYIVQDGVIPRSRLGPVLASISTIAEECGVRVANVFHAGDGNLHPLVLFDGSVEGQTELAETASGRILDLCLSEGGSITGEHGVGSDKAKFMPRMFTNDDLDTMQILRCAFDPNNLSNPGKVFPTPRLCGEPPRRTSGEHPLQAAGKAELF; encoded by the coding sequence ATGAGCAGAATCGAATCGGTTCTCACGCGGATCGAACCGCATTTGCCGCCACAGGCGATCGTCACCGACGAGAACGAACGCAAAACCTACGAGTGCGATGGGCTGGCGGTGCACAGAACCGTCCCAGCCCTGGTCATCCGTGTCACCTCCACCGCCGAGGTGGCCCTGACCGTGGCTGCCTGCCATGAGTTCGACGTCCCCTTCGTCGCCCGCGGTTCGGGCACCGGGCTCTCCGGTGGAGCTCAACCCCATGCGGAGGGCGTGCTCATCGTCATGTCGACGATGCGAGACATCCTCGATATCGATCCGATCGCCCAGCGTGCCATCGTGCAGCCTGGGGTCATCAACCTCAATCTCTCGAATGAGGCCAATCCGGGCGGCTACTACTTCGCCCCGGACCCCTCAAGTCAGAGCGTGTGCTCGATCGGCGGCAACGTCGCCGAGAACTCCGGCGGCGCCCACTGCCTCAAATACGGGTTCACCACCAACCACGTCACCGGCGTCACCCTCGTCACAGCCCACGGCGAGATCGTCGAGATCGGGGGAGACGCCCCCGAATACCCCGGCTACGACCTCCTCGGCGTGCTCTGCGGATCCGAGGGAACACTGGGCATCGTCACTGAGGTGACCGTGCGACTGACCCGCCTGCCAGAGGCCGTGGAGACGCTGCTCATCGGATTCGAGTCCACCGACGCAGCAGGGGAAGCAGTCAGCGACATCATCTCCGCGGGAATCATGCCCGCGGCCATCGAGATGATGGACGCGCTGGCCATCGAAGCCGCTGAGAAGGCCGTGGCCTGCAACTATCCCGAGGGTGCCGGTGCCGTCCTCGTCGTCGAACTCGACGGTCCGGCCATCGATGTCGACCTGGAACGTGAGACGGTCATCGCCCGGGCGAAGGACCATGGGGCAGGGGAGATCAGAGTCGCCGTCGACAATGTCGAACGCGGCCTGATCTGGAAGGGCCGCAAGTCCGCCTTCGCGGCCGTGGGCCGGATCAGCCCCGACTACATCGTCCAAGACGGGGTGATCCCACGGTCCCGGCTCGGGCCCGTGCTCGCCTCGATCTCCACGATCGCGGAGGAGTGCGGTGTGCGCGTGGCCAACGTCTTCCATGCTGGTGACGGCAACCTGCACCCGCTCGTGCTCTTCGACGGCAGCGTCGAGGGTCAGACCGAACTGGCCGAGACCGCCTCGGGACGCATCCTCGATCTGTGCCTGAGCGAAGGCGGGTCGATCACCGGCGAACACGGGGTCGGTTCCGACAAGGCCAAATTCATGCCGCGCATGTTCACCAACGACGACCTCGACACCATGCAGATCCTGCGCTGTGCCTTCGACCCGAACAACCTGTCCAACCCCGGCAAGGTCTTCCCGACTCCACGGCTGTGCGGGGAACCACCTCGGCGAACATCGGGGGAGCATCCACTGCAGGCGGCAGGAAAGGCGGAGCTGTTTTGA